The window CTGAGGTTATTAAAGCTTACAACTGCACTGAGACTTTTGGGACACCCTGCTGTTTAAGTTCAGTCAGTTTGATTTTGAAGCCCGTGTGATAGTATTTGGCTGTGGTGGGGTCAAGGAGGATCTAGAGTACTTGAGTTGGTTAAAAAAAGTTCTGGGTACAAAAGTATACTAGAAATAGTGTACTGTAAGATCTCAGCTGTGTTCAGGAGTCTGCAGAGAAGTGGAACCCACGCAGAGCAGTGGCCATCTCAGGGAACACCGGGGGACACATATGAttgtattttctttcagatttcttCACTAGGCTTGCCCTACTtcttgatggatggatgaactttacagaaaacagaaacagctcTCCTCTGGGCTGAGCTGTGATTGGGAGCCTGTAAGCAGCAGAGCACTGCCTGTCCTGCTAAGGAGAGCCAGCACTCCcatattcattaattcatatCATCCTCACATCAATCATGGGAGTCTCACCCTCCCCATGCCATGgataagaaacagaaacagaggaGTAATGCTTTGCTCAGTGCATTACTGACAGGCTCACTTAGTCCTCACCCTGTCCAGCCTCCCTGACCCCATGTCCCGAGGGTGACCTCCCTGACTGGTCAGTGTGGCTTTCCCTAGCCTGGCCTGTGACCAGCAGCATGAGGAAGTGGGGATTGGAGTGCTGCAACAAGTGATTTGGATTTTAGCAGAGTTCCTGTTTGCCTGGCCAGGGCATGCCTGGGGAGGACTGGGTGGCCCAGCCCACTCAGTCCCCAGACTTTACCTCCCACTGTTGAGCGTTTCCTCGATGGGTCTCCTGGGCTGCAGTCCTTCTCCAACAGCTCTCGTTTTCCTGCCTGGCTGTCATCTCCGGGCCCTGACACTGGCAGGTGACCGCAGGTGGCCCTCCGCTCCCTGCTGCAGCCTGCTGTGGTCCTTGCCCATTCATGGCATGTCCAGGCCAGAACCTCACAGGGCTCTGGAGCCACAGGGTCTCCCTGGTTCTCAGGGCAGGCCTTGCTGGGCCATCCCCAGCCTGCGCAGGCCTTCACCAGTGCCCCTGGTGATAAGGGTTCCAGGGGCCCAACACCTGGGCTGCTTCTCCTAACACTCAGCAGCAGGAGATAAATAAgaatagaaggaaggaagaaaaggagggaaggggagtcTACCAACTCCAGGCCTCCCCACTCCTCTTCCTAAGTCTTCAGCCCCCACCCAGGTCTCTACATCTCCTCAGaacctccctctgtccctcagtTGTCAAGGCTCAACATGGGGTCAGGGCCAGAGTGCAGTGTGGGTCAACTTCAGCATGAGGTCAGGGTCCTGGCTTAGACTGAAGTCAGAGTCAGTGTTCAGGCTGGGGCAGAGATTGAGGGCAGCCAGGGTCAGAAAATGGTCCTCCAGCCCTTCCAGGGACAGCCCACTTCTGTCCTGTGGGGCTGAAGATGCTGGCTTCTTCTGGAACCCTCCATAACACTGCCGGCTGGCAGCTCTGACCATACCATCCCCTGCTCTCCAGCTCTGGTGTCCAGGGTGACCAGAGCCGCCTCTGGGCAGGAAGCCAAGCCAGAAAGCCCAGGACATCCCTGAGCGCCTGTCACCATGGCAACCTGCCCGCTCTGCCCCCCCCCCAAACTCAAATCCAGTATATTTTTCAAATCCAGCATGACAGAATGGGAAGGGCCTCCTAGATCAGCAGATTCCAGTCCCACCCCCTTGTcccagatggagaaactgaggcccatttGCAGAAGGGAGGGGGACCTGTTGATTAGGGACCTGGCCCCAGCCTGTCCTCCCTCCCGCCCACCCCCACCTCAGTGTCCCTGGGGATGCggaaggtgggggcagggagggggagcCTGCGGCCCGATCTCCCGGGAAGGAGGGGGCGGGCCCTCCACCGCAGCGATGGCGGGGGCGGGCGGCGCGGGAACCTGACACCGAGGATGAATAAATGATGCTCGCTGACTACCCGTGGCCAAAGCCCGTGGCCACCGAGCGCCGGCTGGCAGGGGCAGTGACCGGCGGCCGGCCCGTTCGTCCCTGGGCTCCGCAAGCGGCGCGGTGGCACGAAGATGGCGGGGTGGCCGGGCGCGGGTCCCCTCTGCGTGCTGGGCGGCGCCGCACTCGGGGTGTGCCTCGCGGGGGTTGCCGGGCAGCTGGTGGAGGTGAGGCCGCGGCACGGAGGGACTGGGGAGGCTGTCACCCTccaggcagggggctgggggagaggggacGCCTTTTTGATCCGGAGCTTGTTTGATCCCTTACTCTTGCCCTGAGAGATCCAGTCTCCCGGGCGATGCAGCCCTGCCCCAAGCCCTGCCAGGCTGTGAGAGAGACTCAGCCCCACTCTTAGGGTCCCTGGTCTGATGGAAGGGCACAGTACCCGATTTCTGGAACATTAGTCTGACGGGGGAGACTCACCTTGACCTTAGGGATTCCCAGCCTGACTTGGGGACACAGCCCTGCCCAGACTGATGGGGGATACTGGGCCCCCATCCTCCAGCCTTTGGTCTCACTGGCAGGGAGGTGCACAGCCCTGGGTTTCCTGGACCTCTAGTCTGATGGAACAGACCCTGAATTTAGGGTCTTCTGGAGGCAACAGCCTCTATCTCCAGAGATGTTCCAGGGACCCCTGTCTAATGGAGGGGGAGACATAGCCTTAAGATGGAGACGAGGGCATTCCAAGTTGGAGGGTGGGGGCAGCAGGATGAGGAGACCCTTTACAGAGAAGCTATGTGGAGCACTAGGTCCAgaggggcaggcagggcaggACCTAGGGACTGGGAAGTCTGACTTGGTCCTGGTGATAACCGGGAGCTTTAGAAGGTTTCTGCTCAGGGACAAGTCATGATGAGTTCTGGTTTGGAAGGAGGGTAAATTGGGAGCAGGCACACAgtgggagaggtgggaggagctGCTGAGATAGCACAGAAGCTGGGGGAGAGCCCTGGTGGAGAGCCTGGCTGGGGCCAGGAAGGGTGGGGCCATCTGTAGCCTCCCTAACCCCCTTGTACCCCACTCCTGCGGAGCCTGAAAGGGGAGCCAACGAGGGAGCTGGCAGACCAGACCTAGAGTTCTGAATTGTGAGGCCAGAGGGAGAAGGCCCAGGAGCCAGGGCCAGGGAGGAGCAGGGGATGGAGGCTGTGCAGGCAGGGGCGGACCAGAGggagcaggaaaacagaaatgcaagAGGCAGTGAGAGGTGCCCAGGGAAGTCCTGAGGGGTGGGGGCTTGGGGACAGTGTGGGATAGAGAGGACAGAGCCATGGGGAAGTTGTTATGGGGGGACACAGCCCTGAACTGGAGGGTTTGATGGGGACATAGGGACAGAGCCCTGGACCCAGATGTAGCCTGTCCCTGCTGTTGCCCAGAGGGCATGACCACAAGGCTGGGCTAGAGTCAGGTGTCAGCTCCAGTGTCCCTGTAAGGGGAGCTATGCTGGCTTGAGCCCTGTGAGGCGTACTTGGGCCCCTCACAGGCTGCCCTGAGGCCTGGGTACAGAAACTGAGCTGGCCTAGGTGCAGACagaaagctgggggtgggggttaaGTCAGTTCTCAGCCAAGGACTCTTCTCCCTCACCCCCAGGAACTCATCTTTTCCCAGTTCTAGGGAAATTGCATTTGGAGGCCATCTGCCTGACATCTGCCTACAGTCTGAGCAAGGCCTTAGCTCTTCCCTCACGGAAGCACCAAAGAcatgggcagggctgggggccaTGTCACCACCCACCTTAGCCCTGTGTGGGTCACCATCACCCTCCATCAGCCCGTGAGGCTCTGAAGGAGGTGGGGACCTCCATGCTCCAGAAATCAGACCCCAGCAGGGCCCAACATGAGGAGAAGACCAGCTGTCATCTGCTGCCGTCCACCCAAGACCCCTATCAGTAAGAGTAGGCCCAGCTCCACCCACATCAGGGCTGGGGCAAGAATGTGTAGGAAGTGAGCTGCCTTGGCTCAGAACCTGAGAACTTTGCCATGGCCCTCAGAGTCTTCCAGTCATACAACCAGCCGGGCCAACACATTGAGCCTTAGAATTAGGGCAGCTGCCACCATCAGGGCCCTAACCCTAATGGCACAGACATGTCCCTGACCACACCCACATGCATGCCAACCACACATGTGCCCAACCTCACACATGTTCCCCAACTTTATGTACATGTCTGACCCCACACATATATCCAGGGGAAAGTACTGAGGAATGGTGTCTTCTTGTCAATAGCTCACCCTGGCAGGGAGAAAAGAGCCTGAGAATCAGGTACCAATCCCAGCCCACAGATCCTCTGGGTTACCTGGGACAGGTTGCTGATCCTCTCTTGAGTTCTGCAACCCACGCTGAAGGGTGGCATTCACTAGATGAAGAAGCGCCTGGCTCATGACAGATGCCTAATCCATGTTTACGGACCTGGGGGAAGAAGGGCTGGATGGTCGAACTACAGGTTGCCTTTCTTCTCAGAGAACCAGAAGGGACTTCTCGTGTCTGTCCTTATTTAGTAATCAGTGCACAACATCTCGCTCATATGCCCCAGGGTTCTCTCTCCCTCAGAGGACAGAcccctctccctgtccctcagCCACACTAAGTGACAGACATGGGGTCATATCCATCTCTGGTCAGGGACAGATCTTACTCAAATTCTACAGTGTGGGTCCATGTCCCTTCAGACCTAGGCAGGACTGTGTCCCCTAGACACCCAGGGTAGAGCTGTGTCCTCTAGACACCCAGGGCAGGACCGTGTCCCCTAGACACCCAGGGTGGACCATGTCCCTAGACACCCAGGGTGAAGCATATCCCCTAGACACCCAGGGCGGACCATGTCCCTAGACACCCAGGGTGGACCATGTCCCCTAGACACCCAGGGCAGGACCATGTCCCTAGACACCCAGGGCAGGACCATGTCCCTAGACACCCAGGGCAGGAACATGTCCCCTAGACACCCAAGGTGGACCATGTCCCTAGACACTCAGGGTGGACTATGTCCCCTAGAGACCCAGGGTGGACCATGTCGCCTAGACACCCAGGGCAGGACCATGTCCCCTAGACACCCAGGGCAGGACCATGTCCCTAGATGCCCAGGGCAGGACCGTGTCCCCTAGACGCCCAGGGCAGGACCGTGTCCCCTAGACGCCCAGGGCAGGACCATGTCCCCTAGACGCCCAGGGCAGGATCATGTCCCTAGACACCCAGGGTGGACCATGTCCCCTAGACACCCAGGGTGGACCATGTCCCCTAGACACCCAGGGCCAGGGTCATGTCCCTAGACACCCAGGGTGAAGCACGTCCACTAGACACCCAGGGTGGACCATGTCCCCTAGACACCCAGGGCAGGACCATGTCCCCTAGACACCCAGGGCCAGGGTCATGTCCCTAGACACCCAGGGTGAAGCATGTCCCCTAGACACCCAGGGTGGACCATGTCCCCTAGACACCCAGGGTGGACCATGTCCCCTAGACACCCAGGGCCAGGGTCATGTCCCTAGACAGCCAGGAGCAGGGTTGTCTCCCCTCAGACCTGGGCAGAACTATGTCCCCTAGACACCCAGGAGAAGGGCTGTGTCCTCTCAGACCTGGGGCTGGGCCATGTCCCTTAGATATCCAGGATGAGGCCATGTCCTCTCAGAACTGGGGCAGGACTGTGTCCTCTAGACCCTGGGGCAGTGTCCTATCCCCTCAGTCCCCCAGGGCAGGGTCATGTCCACCTGGAAAGTGGGAGTGTCTGGCTGTGCTCTATTCAGGCTTGCTACAGCCGCACTTCTGCCTTTTGGCCTCCAGGTGTCGCCACAGCACTGCAGACCTTTTATTTATCCAGTGCCTGTCCTGTGGACACTCTGGGAGAGTCTTCTGTTCAGAGTGACTCCTAGTAGGGTAGGCGACCAAAGGAGGCCACCTGGCAGGGGTCCAGGCCAGCTGGCAGAACTATGTGGCCCAGACTCCTAGCTCCACACCCCACCCTCACTGGGGAGATGTGAGAGCAAAGCCAGTTAGCCAGCACCCCCCAGGCCTCGCCTTGTCTCTGGCCTTGGTCCTGAGACCCCATCTGCCTGGGTGGAGCCCAGGACTGGAGTAGGAGGGTGTGTTCATAGGGGCCTTGAACCTGGCCAGGACAAGCCATCCACATTTGCTCCTCCAGGCCTTGGTTTCCCCAAGCATCAACCACCCTCCCACTTCAAGTACCTGGCTCTGCTCAGTTCTCTTGCTCTAAATCTGGAACTTTCCAAGGTCTAGGGTGTTGGTAGTGCATGCTTAAGAGAGTTGATTCTAGGAGATTCTGATATGCTTGGGCTGAGTGTTTGCTGAGACCTGGGCCCTTCTCAGCTGGTTCCAGCCAGCTGGCCTCTGCCTAACTCACTCCCCTCTCTCCTGACCCACAGCCCAGCACGGCCCCACCCAAGCCCAAGCCGCCTCCGCTGACCAAGGAGACAGTGGTGTTCTGGGACATGCGCCTGTGGCACGTGGTGGGCATCTTTTCGCTCTTCGTGTTGTCCATCAGTGAGTAGCTGTTCCCTTCCCTCTCCACCACACTGCAGTGGGAACACAGCACCCCCTGCCCCCCAGAGGGCTCAGAGCAGCAATTCCGGGCAGTGCAAGTAGGCCAGGCACCCGCAGGAGACCCGCGGTGGTTTCTGGCACCTCCTGATCCACACAAACTCCCCGTGGAGGGCTGACAGGCCGGTGGTGACCTGAAGTATTCTGCAGGACCCAGGGAGGTAGCCACATGGCAATTATGGTAATTACAGGGAACTCCACTGAACCAAGGACTGGGACGAGGACGTGTCATTTTTCCCTATGGCTGGCCTCCTGATGCTTTTCCTGCAGTTTGGCCAGCTTAAAGGCCCACACCCAGGGGCCCCAGCAAGGCCATCCTCCACTAGAGGCTCCCCAGACACCCAGCAGATGTGGCTCCCAGGCTTCAATCCCTGCCTTGTCAAATACCATTTTCCGGGAGTGACTCACACCCGCCTCAATTAAAAGCAGGAAACCCATTCCTCTCCTGGGCTCTGGGAGCTTCTTGATGCAAAGTCGCAGCAGAAATGGGCTTGGCCGGCTCCCCTTAGCCCTCCCCTCAGAATGGAGGTCTGGAGTTGGGGAAGGGGACAGAAAGGCACAGGAGACAGAGGCCAAGTGGGGAGGCTGCCATGGCACAAAGCAGTCTGACAGAGGTTCCCACGAGGCAAAAGCAGAGTGGGGGGGAATGTAGGAGGTAAAGGGAGAAGCAGCCCACTCCCCTGCAAAGGCATCACAGAGGAGGGTCCTCTGAGGAGGAGGGTCCTCTGAGCTGCAGACCGGTGGGAGGGTAGGTGGGGTTTTGCAGGAGGGAAGGCTGGAAAGGCATTCCGGGAGAGGGGATgtgagcagaggctggaggaaatGCAGCCTCACGCAGGGTCTCAGATGAACCCAACTGGACATTTGCTGAGTGCACCCTGGGTGGGGAGGCAAAAGCTGCACTTCGTCCCAGCCGGAGCTGTCCCGGGATGAGGTGCCCCAGAGAGCTGGGTGGCCCACAGAGAGCCCACCCAGATGTGAGGGGCTCCAAGGAAGACGTGACATCTGATTTGCACGTGCTTCTCCTGGCACCAGAAGTGCTGTCCCAAGAGAAAATATCTGCCCTGCAGAAAATCCCCGCCCCCCATCTGAGCAAGAGCCTGTGCTTTGTTCCCAGCCGAGGCTGAGAACCAGTCAGGCATCTTTGTGGAGGCCCCACAGACAGATAGGTGTGCCTGCAGCCTCAGCCAGGTGTCCAGAGAGGGAAACAGCCCGCTGCAGGGCTCGGGGGTCATCTGCCCTACAGGAGCCACAGGCACAGCCTAGGATGCAGGTCTACGGAGCAGCAGGGAGAGCACTGTGGGCCTCAAGACACAACAAAGGTGCCTGGGGCCACATGAGAAAATTGCAGTGTCAGACCCCAAGCGGCACTTGGACATCAACCACACAGACCATCTCTAACCCCATTTCCTAGAAAGGGTAAAGGATAGTCCCAAGACACCTGAGCAGCAGGCAGCACTTGTTACCTTCCATTGCCGGATCTAGGCAGTGGGGGCAACACAGCTCCCTCTCCTGGGGGGAAACATTTTTCCTGCTTCCCAGTCTGCCTGGGCTGTTATTGGAGCATCACCCCCAAAGCCCTGCAGGAAAAGGGGCTGGGGCTAGATGGGGTGCCCCTGGAGGTCTCCTCCAGCCCCAGGGACTTATATCCCAAGCCCCTGCCTGGGCCCTGGAACTTGACCCAAAGCTCTTTGCATCTCCCCTTCTTTGAAGAGAAGCAAACAGGCCAGGCTGTGCGGGGCAGGCCTGAAGTGAGGGGTGGTGTTTGAGCCCGGCTCTGGCTGCCGTCAGTGGCCCACTGAGCTCCTTAGGAAGCCCCAGCCTCCCGGGGCCTGGGACCAGCCTGCATGGAGCCTGAGTGGGCATAGTCCCAAGGAGGTTCCTGGTGGGGTGGCTAGAAGAGGTGGCCTAAGCCGGGAGGGTTAGGATTGGGTACCAACTTCGAGTCTCAGGCATGAACACAGGTTCTGGAGAAATCCAGGACCCAGCTTCTTGGATAAGGCCTGCTGTCTGCTCAGGTCCACCCCTGGACAGTCGGATCTATAGCTGGGGCCCTTGTGCAGCACCCTCCTCCAAGTGTATGCCTGGATGCTATTGGCTCCCCAATTCATTCACTCTAGTCCAGTCCTGTTCCCAACAGCAAAGGCTTTGAGATcatcccattcattcattcattgatttttttcttttattctgagcCTGGGTGAGACCTAGTAGGACCACAATATTTGTCTGAAGGGGTTCTGACTTGGTTGCATAAAATGACCCCAGAAGGTACTCCAGTCCAGGCTACATAGATCTGATCCATCTTCCCCAAAATAGACCTGGTTAATCCTCCGTGGGCCCTTCTGCCCCCAGGAGTCTGCCAGGAAGTTATGTCTGGTCATCTGATTTATAATAGGAACCAGCTCCATCCCCTCCTCTAGGGCTGGGGCCAAGGTGGTCAGGCTGTGGGGGCCTTAGGAAAATAAACTCAGTCCAGCCAGGTCCTGGCAGCCCTAACCTGCCCTACCCATCCCTAGACAGGCCAGCTCCATGACCTGGCCCAACTGGCGTGGGTGCAGCTGCCCTCAGCCGGAAAACCACTCCTGAAATAACTCCGTCTGAGGTGAATGCCTCAGGGCAGGGTCTGTGCCCTCTCATGGGCTCCCGCCCTAGCCAGGGAGAGCCCAGGGATGtcctcagggaggctgaggaggacatGCAGAGCCACGTCCTCTCATGACTGAGGCAACTTTGGCCTAGCTCTCAGTGGTGTGGGAAGGAGAAGCTAAGTTGCACACCCGGAGGCCTGGGTTGGAAGTGCTGGATGGCCCCCAGGAAGCTATGGCTTAAGTCATGGTGCAGACCTCTGCCTTACCCTCCAGTGACTCTCAGTCTAGTCAGAAAGACCCTCAGGACCAGGACTGGTGACATAATTTAGCCAGGGTCCCTTCCAAGCACGGGGGCCTGTGCAGCTGCATGAAGTCAGCCCTGCTTAGGAAAGCCACCTTGGTCATCATAGGGTCCACAGGGGTTTTGTCAAGATGCTGAGCCTCCTGCCAGGGTCTGGTGGGTGAGACACATGTGGGTGGATGGGGGCGGGCCTGAAGGAAGGCGGATGCCATTCCTTGGGTCTCTgaaccccagccccagccaagcCTGCTCTGTCCTCCCTACAGTCATCACGCTGTGCTGTGTCTTCAACTGTCGTGTGCCACGGACCCGGAAGGAGATCGAAGCCCGGTACCTGCAGCGAAAGGCAGCCAAGATGTACACAGACAAGCTGGAGACTGTGCCACCCCTCAATGAGCTCACAGAAGTCCCAGGAGGTGAGTTGGCCCTGGCTTGAGCCCTGCTGCGCCAGCCAGTTCCTCAGTCCTGCTGCCTGGAGTCACCCTGTTCCTCTGCTCCAACCAAAGCAGGTTCAGGGAggggccccagccctgcccctggagACCAGAGCACAGAAATTGGTTGGCATGAGGCAAATAGAACGATGAGCCTATTCTCCagtaggaagaaggaagaaaaaggcagagtGTAGGAGGTTCTGGGGCTCTTCCCCTCAGGACAGTCAGACCCCAGGACCTTGTCTCACCACTATCACATGGTCTCTTCCCCCTGCCCCACAGAggataagaagaagaagaagaagaagaagaaggacagTGTGGACACAGTGGCCATCAAAGTAGAGGAGGATGAGAAGAATGAGgccaagaagaagaaaggagagaaatgaagacatcCTGGGCAGCTTGGGCTGGCGGGCCCTGGAGCTCAAGCCGTGGCCGGGGTCCAGGCATGTTGGACTCTGAGCTCATTTGGGGACCACAGAGGCTGTGGTCAGagagggaagctgaggcccaTGGCCACATCCTCATGGCCCATCAGGGGCAGGAACCAGACAATCTCGTAGGTGTCCTGCCCCCCAGCCTAGGCTTGGCTCCTTTCACCCCATCCACATGGGTACTGTCTCGGCAGAGGTGGTCTGGTGCCACCGTCCCTCTGCAGATACACTGCTCTCCCCACCCAGACCTGCCTGTCTCCCACCCTTTCTGCCAGGGATGGCAGTGGCTGTGAAGGAGTAATGGGATATGGGGTTACTTCAGCCACCCTTTCTGGCACGAAATGGCTGAAGTGCATGGGTCAGGGTGTGAGGCCACACCCAGAGTAGCCATGAGGAGGCAGAGAGGGTCACTGGGGGACACTGTGGCAGCAGGAGGGACTCTGTCTGGCCAGGGAGGAGCCCCAGTGGTGAGAAGACTTCCCCAAGCCTGGCAGGGGATCCAGCTCAAGGGAGTAAGTAGAGGTGGCTTCAGAAATGGAACCCCCAGCCCAGCAGACATCAAGCTCAAGGCAATGGGCTACCCTCATTTCACACGTTGTGATGAAGCTGAGGCTGCTGCCAGGCCCGGCATGAGGCCCCGAGGCTCGAGCTCGGGGCTGGGGGCTGCAGGGCTGGGTCAGGGGTACACAGAGCTAAGGCCAATGGGCTAGAGGGTGCCGGAAAGAGAGCTGGAGTCTGGGCTCCTCTTGGGAATCAGAGTATATTTAAGAAGCCAAGGGGGACCTCGGGCTGTTCTGGTGGCCCCTTCTATGCCCAGCTGTGCTGGGAGGTCCCAGGGCCCTAGAAGATCACAGCAGGGCCTTCTGCCTGCTGACCATAACAGTGCCAGCTTCTTTGCAGCTTCCTCTTCTACCATTTCCCACTACGGGCACCTAAAAGAAGCATCTCTGACCAGAAGACAAAGGCCCAAATAGCACCTGGGGGAGGGAAGATGCACAGAGGCACTTCCAGATGGCATCGAACAGACTAAGGCTCTGAAACCTAGGCCTGAACACTAAGGTCTCGAGACACCAGAGGTTTCTGAGCCAGGAGAGCCTGCTGGAAAAGCAGCCTGCAGAGATTTGTGAATAAAGCTGATTGCCTTCTCAGAGCCAGGCCTAGAAAATGGCCTCCTGAGATGACCCCTCAGGATGCGCTATTCCTGGGGCATTTATGTGGAGGGTGATGCAGCAGTCAGTGACAGATGGCTCAGGCCAGGCCAAAGTCCCCTCCCTGACTCTTCTGCCAGCCTGAATTAGGATGAGATAGAGGGAGAAATGGGAGCCAAGAGGCTGAGGGGCAGCTGCAGTCACCTGGGCCCATCCCGGAGGCAGGCACAGGACTCGGGAGGGACGCTGCCAGCTCTCTGGGTGCTGAGTTCACAAGGCTGCATTCATGATTTTCAATAGACCTGTGATGGTCTGTGCCCagtgctggggacacagaagaGTCAAACCTGGCTCCTGACCTGGACCTGGATCATCACTGTACAGGGAGGAGAGTGATCCAGGCTGATGAGGAAAGCGCATGACATGGGGTCTTAGGAGCAGTGAGGGGCAGAGCCATGGCCAAAGGCCCCGCCATGGAAGCTGAGGACTCTGACACCAGATGGAGGCAGTTGACCGACCTCTGCCCTTGGGGTCCAACCCATGGGCTTCTCATACATAGGGGTGAAAAAGGCCATTCTATTTATGCAGAATTTTCCCATGTGGCCAGGCAGCAGAAGTCCAGAGGGGTAGGGGCCACTCAGGGTCACACAGAGCAGCAGTTGCTGAAGACTGGGGAAGTCCAGGCCTAGGCTCCACCTGCCCTTCCCCTGACATGGGGCCACCACTAGCCTTTTATGGGCAGGCCTGGCTGCTGGTGGTTGGAATAACATCTGA is drawn from Homo sapiens chromosome 3, GRCh38.p14 Primary Assembly and contains these coding sequences:
- the TMIE gene encoding transmembrane inner ear expressed protein isoform 2 (isoform 2 is encoded by transcript variant 2), producing MRLWHVVGIFSLFVLSIIITLCCVFNCRVPRTRKEIEARYLQRKAAKMYTDKLETVPPLNELTEVPGEDKKKKKKKKKDSVDTVAIKVEEDEKNEAKKKKGEK
- the TMIE gene encoding transmembrane inner ear expressed protein isoform 1 precursor (isoform 1 precursor is encoded by transcript variant 1); this encodes MAGWPGAGPLCVLGGAALGVCLAGVAGQLVEPSTAPPKPKPPPLTKETVVFWDMRLWHVVGIFSLFVLSIIITLCCVFNCRVPRTRKEIEARYLQRKAAKMYTDKLETVPPLNELTEVPGEDKKKKKKKKKDSVDTVAIKVEEDEKNEAKKKKGEK